From Cellulomonas fimi ATCC 484, a single genomic window includes:
- the murJ gene encoding murein biosynthesis integral membrane protein MurJ, giving the protein MTSPSGVRRGAALMASGTAVSRVLGLLRGIVLVAAIGATGQAADAFDVANKLPNVLYMLLAGGVLNAILVPQVVRAYKREAGQEYVDRLLTLGFVMLAGVSLVLTVAAPLLVHLYAADVPPSQATLATTFAYWCIPQLFFYGVYALLGQVLNARGSFGPYMWAPVVNNVVAIAGFGVFVVVFGSAQQTDVATAATWTSGQVALLAGASTAGVVAQALVLVPALRRAGVGYRPRWGLRGSGLGRAGQVATWTFVGLVVGQLGFIVVSRAAAAAPHAADGGVVAGNAAYTAAFLVFMLPHSLVTVSLATALFTRLSGQAHDEDADGVRATFSYGVRVVGLFTIAAAALLFVLSRPVTGIVLMTADRESVEVVALVVQAMVVGLPAFGAWSMAQRVFYAYEDARGMVPIQVAMAVVVAGGTLLAQAFLPPRSWVVGAALAMSVSYVVGAVAAAWLLRRRIGGVDGPRILRLHVRATLAVLPAVAVAATATRVLALALPDGLLRAVVTCVVAGGLGGAVYVGALRLLRVEELDGMLRPVLARLRGARR; this is encoded by the coding sequence ATGACGAGCCCGAGCGGGGTGCGGCGCGGCGCCGCGCTCATGGCGTCCGGCACCGCCGTGTCCCGCGTGCTCGGCCTGCTGCGCGGGATCGTCCTCGTCGCCGCGATCGGGGCGACGGGCCAGGCCGCGGACGCGTTCGACGTCGCGAACAAGCTGCCGAACGTGCTGTACATGCTGCTCGCCGGCGGCGTGCTGAACGCGATCCTCGTGCCGCAGGTCGTGCGCGCGTACAAGCGCGAGGCCGGCCAGGAGTACGTCGACCGGCTGCTCACCCTCGGCTTCGTGATGCTCGCGGGCGTCTCGCTCGTCCTGACGGTCGCCGCGCCCCTGCTCGTGCACCTGTACGCCGCCGACGTCCCGCCGAGCCAGGCGACGCTCGCGACGACGTTCGCCTATTGGTGCATCCCCCAGCTGTTCTTCTACGGCGTCTACGCGCTGCTCGGGCAGGTGCTCAACGCGCGCGGGTCGTTCGGGCCGTACATGTGGGCGCCCGTCGTCAACAACGTCGTCGCGATCGCCGGGTTCGGCGTGTTCGTCGTCGTGTTCGGCTCCGCGCAGCAGACCGACGTCGCCACCGCCGCGACGTGGACGTCCGGACAGGTCGCGCTCCTCGCCGGGGCATCGACCGCGGGCGTGGTCGCGCAGGCGCTCGTCCTGGTGCCCGCGCTGCGCCGCGCCGGCGTCGGCTACCGCCCGCGCTGGGGGCTGCGGGGCTCGGGCCTCGGGCGCGCCGGGCAGGTGGCCACGTGGACGTTCGTCGGGCTCGTCGTCGGGCAGCTCGGGTTCATCGTCGTGTCCCGTGCCGCCGCGGCCGCGCCGCACGCCGCCGACGGGGGCGTCGTCGCGGGCAACGCCGCATACACCGCCGCGTTCCTCGTCTTCATGCTGCCGCACTCCCTCGTCACCGTGTCGCTCGCGACCGCGCTGTTCACACGGCTGTCCGGGCAGGCGCACGACGAGGACGCCGACGGCGTGCGGGCGACCTTCTCCTACGGGGTCCGCGTGGTGGGGCTGTTCACCATCGCCGCGGCCGCCCTCCTGTTCGTCCTGTCCCGGCCCGTCACGGGCATCGTCCTGATGACCGCCGACCGCGAGTCGGTCGAGGTCGTCGCGCTCGTCGTGCAGGCCATGGTCGTCGGCCTGCCCGCGTTCGGCGCGTGGTCGATGGCGCAGCGCGTGTTCTACGCGTACGAGGACGCGCGCGGCATGGTGCCGATCCAGGTCGCGATGGCCGTCGTCGTCGCAGGCGGCACCCTGCTCGCGCAGGCGTTCCTGCCGCCGCGGTCGTGGGTCGTCGGGGCCGCGCTCGCGATGAGCGTGTCCTACGTCGTGGGGGCCGTCGCCGCGGCGTGGCTCCTGCGTCGCCGGATCGGGGGCGTCGACGGCCCACGGATCCTGCGCCTGCACGTGCGCGCGACGCTCGCCGTGCTGCCGGCCGTCGCCGTCGCCGCGACCGCCACCCGGGTCCTCGCCCTCGCGCTGCCGGACGGGCTGCTGCGCGCGGTCGTGACCTGCGTCGTCGCGGGCGGTCTCGGCGGGGCGGTGTACGTCGGGGCGCTGCGTCTGCTGCGCGTGGAGGAGCTCGACGGGATGCTGCGACCCGTGCTCGCCCGCCTGCGGGGAGCCCGCCGCTGA